In the Acidobacteriota bacterium genome, CGCCTTTCGGCATCAATGAATCATCTCAATCTCATGCGCGCAAACAATCCGCCTTTCGTCCCAACTATTCTTTTTCCAGCAGGCGCACTTCCAATTCCAGCAACCGCGCGCATGGCAGCGAATAGCCAATCACCAGATGTTTCAAATGATCTTCCTTGCGGCGTTCGTATAACTCAATCAGTTTGCGTTTGCCCACGTCCGACA is a window encoding:
- a CDS encoding CRISPR-associated protein Cas1, translating into MPVVDLPVITSINWRQWDAEADFQIAGQQVWLSDVGKRKLIELYERRKEDHLKHLVIGYSLPCARLLELEVRLLEKE